In Romboutsia lituseburensis, a genomic segment contains:
- the yabG gene encoding sporulation peptidase YabG, with protein sequence MKIGDVVARKSYNKDIVFRIVGFSIDENNEKIAILKGIAFRIIADAYLDDLEVVKLPDIREVLLDKGVENLLSQSMRKAKERQKKMNRGVPKLQANTNIYGMPGKVLQIDGDKEYLKICLDVYTELGIPAVGVAIPEANQYKEVRALLEKHNPDILVITGHDAMTSRKGSITDLNNYKNSMNFIKTVKQARKWQPNLDNLVIFAGACQSNYEQIIKAGANYASSPGRIMIHALDPVFVVEKIACSRIDTIVPIEEVIEQTVTGIKGVGGSETRGKFRWAMPKSMLY encoded by the coding sequence ATGAAGATAGGAGACGTAGTAGCAAGAAAATCGTATAATAAGGACATTGTTTTTAGAATAGTTGGATTTAGTATAGATGAAAATAATGAAAAAATAGCAATATTAAAAGGGATCGCATTTAGAATAATTGCAGACGCATACTTAGATGATTTAGAAGTGGTAAAACTTCCGGATATTAGAGAGGTATTATTAGACAAAGGTGTAGAGAATTTATTAAGCCAATCTATGAGGAAGGCAAAAGAAAGACAAAAAAAGATGAATAGAGGAGTTCCTAAATTACAAGCAAATACTAATATTTACGGGATGCCAGGAAAAGTATTACAAATAGATGGCGATAAAGAATATTTAAAAATATGTTTAGATGTATATACAGAGTTAGGTATTCCGGCGGTGGGAGTAGCTATTCCAGAGGCAAATCAATATAAAGAAGTACGAGCATTATTAGAAAAACACAACCCGGATATACTTGTTATAACAGGTCATGATGCAATGACTTCAAGAAAGGGAAGTATAACAGACTTAAATAATTATAAAAATTCAATGAATTTTATAAAAACTGTAAAGCAAGCACGTAAATGGCAACCAAATTTGGATAATTTAGTTATATTTGCAGGTGCATGCCAATCCAATTATGAGCAAATAATAAAGGCAGGAGCAAATTATGCGAGTTCACCAGGTAGAATAATGATTCATGCCTTAGATCCAGTTTTTGTAGTTGAAAAAATTGCTTGCTCAAGAATAGACACAATAGTTCCTATAGAGGAAGTTATAGAACAGACAGTTACTGGAATTAAAGGGGTAGGAGGATCTGAAACTAGAGGGAAATTTAGATGGGCAATGCCTAAATCAATGTTGTATTAA
- a CDS encoding Veg family protein — protein sequence MATVQTLDNIRVSLERYLGKKILLKANKGRKQIVTKKGILEKVYPSVFVVKLDDEGNGYTRVSYSYSDLLTSNVKLQVFKDQNKLHVS from the coding sequence ATGGCCACTGTTCAAACTTTAGATAATATAAGGGTAAGTTTGGAAAGGTACTTAGGTAAGAAGATATTACTTAAGGCTAACAAGGGAAGAAAGCAGATAGTTACCAAAAAAGGAATTCTAGAGAAAGTTTATCCAAGCGTGTTTGTTGTAAAGTTAGATGATGAAGGTAATGGATACACAAGAGTATCTTATAGTTATTCTGATTTGTTAACATCTAATGTAAAGTTGCAAGTATTTAAAGATCAAAATAAATTACACGTCAGTTAA